The Thermocrinis ruber genome has a window encoding:
- a CDS encoding ferredoxin reductase — translation MENEKLPVIEFESQVIEIKTETPTTKTLVFDISDIDFNFYPGQYVMLQVPYPPTGEILKRAYSIASPPTQKDKLELTIKRTPQGRASVVLTQEVKIGDKFKIKGPYGKFIWLPQMSKNIVLIGAGSGIVPLMCMLRFIKSAQLWDVSAILLYSNTSYEEIIYREELDKLSELPNIKVVHTLTREIPEHWKGYTGRINKDMILKEVPNLRDNLYYLCGPPTFVDDMASILEGLGVERDRIKKEKYD, via the coding sequence ATGGAAAATGAAAAGTTACCCGTAATTGAGTTTGAGTCCCAGGTAATAGAAATTAAAACAGAAACTCCCACTACAAAGACCTTGGTGTTTGATATATCGGACATAGATTTTAACTTTTACCCAGGGCAGTATGTGATGCTACAGGTGCCCTACCCACCAACCGGTGAAATTCTAAAAAGGGCTTACTCCATAGCCAGCCCTCCCACGCAAAAAGACAAACTTGAGCTAACTATAAAGCGCACACCCCAAGGTAGGGCATCGGTGGTGCTCACGCAGGAGGTGAAGATAGGAGACAAGTTCAAGATAAAGGGACCCTACGGAAAATTTATATGGCTCCCCCAGATGTCTAAGAACATAGTTCTAATAGGTGCAGGCAGTGGTATTGTGCCCCTAATGTGCATGCTAAGGTTCATAAAAAGTGCCCAGCTTTGGGATGTTTCTGCAATACTTCTTTACTCAAATACCAGCTATGAAGAGATCATATACCGAGAGGAGCTTGATAAACTCTCTGAGCTTCCAAACATAAAGGTGGTGCATACCTTAACAAGGGAAATACCAGAACATTGGAAGGGTTATACAGGAAGGATAAACAAAGATATGATCTTAAAGGAAGTTCCCAATCTACGAGACAATCTTTACTACCTCTGCGGACCACCTACCTTTGTGGATGATATGGCTTCCATCTTGGAAGGGCTTGGTGTGGAAAGGGACAGGATAAAGAAGGAGAAGTATGATTAA
- a CDS encoding ROK family protein has product MKKGVDVGGTFIKVLWEDGRREKIYVRDISQNREEFIKKLREVIKDGRPSRVGVAVAGFTSLEGVVYRSPNIPALDGVDVGKILAEEGIEGVVMNDVSAGAFGEWFYDYRDSKSLLLVAVGTGLGAGFVHEGKVFLGSCGSALELGHHTVEKGGFLCNCGRRGCLEAYCSSYGLERLYEVFSGRKLKDYQIVQRAKDGEEEALRSVETFKEYLVLGLMNAVHILNPDLVVLGGGLIDQLREFLGDLEIRLKDAVESLPSKCLRVRFSECGEFCMARGALALALRDDF; this is encoded by the coding sequence ATGAAAAAGGGCGTTGATGTGGGTGGAACCTTTATAAAGGTCCTTTGGGAGGATGGCAGAAGGGAGAAAATCTATGTTAGGGATATATCCCAAAACAGAGAAGAGTTTATAAAAAAGCTAAGGGAAGTTATAAAGGACGGTAGACCATCCAGAGTGGGCGTGGCGGTGGCGGGATTTACCTCCTTAGAGGGAGTGGTGTATAGGTCTCCTAACATCCCTGCCCTGGATGGGGTTGATGTGGGGAAAATTTTGGCAGAGGAAGGAATAGAGGGGGTTGTTATGAACGATGTGAGCGCTGGTGCCTTTGGGGAGTGGTTTTATGACTATAGGGATAGTAAAAGTTTGCTCCTTGTGGCAGTTGGCACCGGTCTTGGGGCAGGCTTTGTTCATGAAGGGAAGGTATTCTTGGGTAGCTGTGGTAGTGCCTTGGAGCTGGGACATCATACAGTGGAAAAGGGAGGTTTTCTCTGCAATTGCGGTAGAAGGGGCTGTTTGGAGGCATACTGTTCCTCCTATGGTTTAGAGAGGTTGTATGAAGTTTTTTCTGGAAGGAAGCTGAAAGATTATCAGATCGTCCAGAGGGCGAAGGATGGGGAGGAAGAAGCCCTAAGAAGTGTGGAGACCTTTAAAGAATACCTTGTTTTGGGTTTGATGAACGCGGTTCATATTCTTAACCCTGATTTGGTGGTGCTTGGTGGAGGGTTGATAGACCAACTTAGGGAGTTTTTGGGAGATTTAGAGATTAGGCTAAAGGACGCGGTGGAAAGTTTGCCCTCTAAGTGTTTGAGGGTCAGATTTTCTGAGTGTGGTGAATTCTGTATGGCACGGGGGGCTTTAGCACTTGCCTTAAGGGACGATTTTTAA
- a CDS encoding EscU/YscU/HrcU family type III secretion system export apparatus switch protein codes for MEERKKAVALRYDPEKDKAPVVLAKGYGELAERIIKIAKEKNIPIVEDKDLVSALIRVEVFEEIPPELYRAVAKVLVFIKTLRT; via the coding sequence ATGGAGGAGAGAAAGAAGGCGGTAGCCCTCAGGTACGACCCAGAGAAGGACAAGGCACCCGTTGTTTTGGCAAAGGGCTACGGTGAGTTGGCGGAGAGGATCATAAAAATAGCAAAAGAAAAGAACATACCCATAGTAGAAGATAAGGACCTAGTATCAGCGTTGATAAGGGTGGAGGTTTTTGAGGAGATTCCTCCCGAGCTTTACCGAGCGGTGGCAAAGGTTTTAGTTTTTATAAAGACGTTGAGAACTTAA
- the lepA gene encoding translation elongation factor 4 gives MLERIRNFSIIAHVDHGKSTLADRLLEYTGAVSRRELKEQMLDTLEIERERGITIKLQAVRMEHKGYLLHLIDTPGHVDFSYEVSRALAACEGAILLVDATQGIEAQTVANFWKAVEQDLVIIPVINKIDLPAADPERVRKQIEEILGLDGDDVILASAKEGIGIEEILNAIIERIPPPKGDPKAPLKALIFDSYYDPYRGAVAFVRVFDGEVKPGTKIKLFSTGKEFEVTEVGAQTPKMTKFEKLSAGEVGYIAASIKDVRDIRVGDTITDAKRPADSPVPGFRPAKPMVFAGLYPSEGYTFEELRDALEKYAINDAAIYYEPETSPALGMGFRVGFLGLLHMEIVQERLEREYGVGLITTAPSVVYRVRFKNGTVKEIKNPSELPENWGLIEAIEEPFVNVTIITPKEYVGSIMNLCQEKRGIQKGFKYLDPNTVMLEYEMPLSEILLDFHDKIKSLSRGYASYDYEFIGYKEEDLVRLNVFINNEPVDALSFIVHRDKAYRRARQLVEKLKDTIPRQLFEVKVQAGIGNKIIASERIPPLRANVTAKCYGGDVTRKKKLLEKQKEGKKRLKQFGKVELPQEAFLSVLKVD, from the coding sequence ATGCTGGAAAGAATCAGAAACTTTTCCATAATAGCCCATGTAGACCATGGTAAATCCACTCTTGCAGACCGTTTGCTGGAATACACTGGTGCAGTTTCTCGAAGAGAACTAAAAGAACAGATGCTTGACACCTTAGAGATAGAAAGGGAGAGGGGAATAACCATAAAGTTGCAAGCGGTAAGAATGGAACACAAGGGCTACCTTTTGCACCTCATAGATACCCCGGGACATGTGGATTTCTCCTACGAGGTTTCAAGAGCCCTTGCCGCTTGCGAAGGAGCTATCCTTTTAGTGGATGCTACCCAAGGCATAGAAGCCCAAACAGTAGCCAACTTTTGGAAGGCGGTGGAACAGGATTTGGTAATAATCCCCGTCATAAACAAAATAGACCTGCCCGCCGCAGACCCTGAAAGGGTTAGAAAACAGATTGAAGAAATTTTAGGGCTTGATGGTGATGATGTGATCCTGGCCTCTGCCAAAGAGGGTATAGGAATAGAAGAAATACTTAACGCCATAATAGAGAGGATTCCTCCTCCAAAGGGAGACCCAAAGGCTCCATTAAAGGCACTCATCTTTGACTCCTATTACGATCCCTACAGGGGTGCGGTGGCTTTTGTTAGGGTCTTTGATGGAGAGGTAAAACCCGGAACAAAGATTAAACTCTTTTCCACGGGCAAAGAGTTTGAGGTAACGGAGGTGGGAGCCCAAACACCCAAGATGACCAAGTTTGAAAAGCTCTCTGCAGGAGAGGTAGGATACATTGCAGCGTCCATAAAGGATGTTAGGGACATAAGGGTTGGAGACACCATCACCGATGCAAAAAGACCTGCAGACAGTCCAGTTCCCGGTTTTAGACCAGCTAAACCTATGGTCTTTGCGGGGCTATACCCCTCTGAAGGCTACACCTTTGAAGAACTAAGGGATGCTTTGGAGAAGTATGCCATAAACGACGCAGCCATTTATTACGAGCCGGAGACATCACCAGCCCTTGGAATGGGCTTTCGTGTGGGCTTTTTGGGGCTTTTGCACATGGAGATCGTCCAAGAGAGGCTTGAGAGGGAATACGGCGTAGGACTGATTACCACCGCACCCAGTGTGGTCTACAGGGTGCGTTTTAAAAATGGCACTGTGAAGGAAATCAAGAACCCCTCCGAGCTACCCGAGAATTGGGGCTTAATAGAAGCCATAGAGGAGCCTTTCGTAAACGTAACCATAATCACACCCAAGGAATACGTGGGCTCTATTATGAACTTATGCCAAGAGAAGAGAGGCATTCAAAAGGGCTTTAAGTACTTAGACCCAAACACAGTTATGTTAGAATATGAGATGCCCCTCAGTGAGATCCTTCTGGATTTTCATGATAAGATAAAGAGCCTATCAAGGGGATATGCATCCTACGATTACGAGTTCATAGGCTATAAGGAAGAGGACCTGGTGAGGTTGAACGTCTTTATAAACAACGAACCAGTGGATGCGTTATCCTTCATAGTTCATAGGGACAAGGCTTACAGAAGGGCAAGGCAGTTGGTGGAAAAGCTCAAGGACACCATACCAAGACAGCTCTTTGAGGTTAAGGTGCAAGCTGGCATTGGCAATAAGATAATAGCATCCGAAAGGATTCCACCCCTCAGGGCAAACGTAACTGCCAAGTGCTACGGCGGAGACGTTACAAGAAAGAAAAAGCTCTTAGAAAAGCAAAAGGAGGGTAAAAAGAGGCTCAAACAGTTTGGCAAGGTGGAACTGCCTCAAGAGGCATTTTTGAGCGTTTTGAAGGTGGACTGA
- the corA gene encoding magnesium/cobalt transporter CorA produces the protein MIKIYASSTFGFTEHSVDEFGTIPKDRILWIDVEKPTEEEILWLKSAVGFEMPPREVFGDIEISSKYREEGEKIFMNFSFVIQQKEDILVEPVFFFLKGRFMVTIRYRDIPTLMIFQRRVEVQRLVFQFPEEMFSQIISIEVDRIGDRLEILGRRIRNLRKEVFEEQTEEILKDISYYDELNITLRETINEKLRILSHFVKSPKINAQTKREIKVILEDLYTLLDYTAFYMDKIDSIQNTLIGLINVRQNEAVKVFTVLATIFLPATLVASIFGMNFENMPELHWKYGYVYSLALMVIITVVLIFWVKRKGWL, from the coding sequence ATGATAAAAATATACGCCAGTTCAACCTTTGGATTTACAGAGCACTCGGTGGATGAGTTTGGAACGATCCCAAAAGACAGAATTTTATGGATTGACGTGGAAAAGCCAACGGAGGAGGAGATCCTCTGGCTTAAGAGTGCAGTTGGCTTTGAAATGCCACCGAGGGAAGTCTTTGGAGACATAGAGATAAGCAGTAAATACAGAGAAGAAGGTGAAAAGATCTTTATGAATTTCTCTTTTGTCATTCAACAAAAGGAAGACATACTGGTAGAGCCTGTCTTTTTCTTCCTCAAGGGTAGGTTTATGGTGACCATCCGGTACAGAGATATACCGACCCTTATGATCTTTCAAAGAAGGGTTGAAGTTCAGAGGCTTGTTTTCCAATTTCCGGAGGAGATGTTCTCACAGATCATAAGCATAGAGGTGGATAGAATAGGAGATAGGCTTGAGATCCTTGGAAGGCGTATAAGAAACCTTAGGAAGGAGGTCTTTGAAGAGCAAACGGAGGAGATCTTGAAAGATATATCCTACTATGACGAACTGAATATAACCCTAAGGGAGACAATAAACGAAAAGCTCAGAATTCTCTCTCACTTTGTAAAGAGCCCAAAGATCAACGCCCAAACCAAAAGAGAGATAAAGGTGATTCTTGAGGACCTTTATACGCTCTTGGATTATACAGCCTTTTACATGGACAAAATAGACAGCATACAGAACACACTGATAGGTCTTATAAACGTAAGGCAGAACGAAGCGGTAAAGGTCTTTACAGTTTTGGCAACCATCTTCCTGCCTGCAACCCTCGTAGCAAGCATCTTTGGTATGAACTTTGAAAACATGCCGGAGCTTCACTGGAAGTACGGCTATGTTTATTCCCTTGCCCTGATGGTTATAATCACGGTAGTTCTCATCTTTTGGGTAAAGAGGAAGGGATGGCTTTGA
- the moaD gene encoding molybdopterin converting factor subunit 1, translated as MIRLLYFAILREKLGKQEEMLEFSGSVGELRRLLIEREPHLADVLKVCLFAVNQEYVGEDFILKGGETVAVIPPVSGG; from the coding sequence ATGATAAGACTTTTATACTTTGCCATACTGAGGGAAAAGCTTGGAAAGCAGGAGGAGATGCTAGAATTCTCTGGTAGTGTAGGGGAGTTAAGAAGACTGCTCATAGAAAGGGAACCCCATCTAGCGGATGTTCTTAAAGTCTGCCTTTTTGCAGTCAATCAAGAGTATGTGGGGGAGGACTTTATCTTAAAGGGCGGGGAAACAGTTGCGGTGATACCCCCCGTTAGCGGTGGATAA
- a CDS encoding OmpA family protein: MKKSLLALSLLGGVVFAQDKPLDPCGSPKEVFSKYLLDQCYKGYFEAIMEAKKNADEALRLAREANNKAGDLEKRVSSLERTADDHERRIRALEARKPEVPPPPPPAPQPKTEGVGPYKWQLEEVGVVHFDFNKFNIKKSEAKKLDELVNKIKESGREVLVVGFADKRGTSNYNFNLSMWRAQMTASYLAKKGVDIGKIRVAAYGKEVADLLGKDFKTQRAVKIFLVY, encoded by the coding sequence ATGAAAAAGAGCCTGTTAGCACTTTCTTTACTTGGGGGAGTTGTGTTCGCGCAAGACAAGCCTTTAGACCCATGCGGTAGCCCCAAGGAGGTATTTTCAAAGTATCTCTTGGACCAATGCTACAAGGGATACTTTGAGGCCATAATGGAGGCTAAGAAGAACGCCGACGAAGCCCTTAGATTGGCAAGGGAAGCCAACAACAAGGCAGGCGACCTGGAAAAGAGGGTTTCTTCCCTTGAAAGAACTGCAGATGACCACGAAAGAAGAATAAGGGCTTTGGAAGCTAGAAAGCCAGAGGTGCCCCCACCGCCCCCACCAGCACCTCAGCCAAAAACCGAAGGTGTGGGTCCTTACAAGTGGCAGTTGGAGGAAGTGGGTGTTGTGCATTTTGACTTCAACAAGTTCAACATAAAGAAGTCCGAGGCAAAGAAATTGGATGAGCTGGTGAACAAGATAAAGGAATCTGGTAGAGAGGTCTTGGTAGTTGGCTTTGCAGACAAAAGGGGAACATCTAACTATAACTTCAACCTTTCTATGTGGAGAGCCCAAATGACCGCCAGCTACCTTGCCAAGAAGGGTGTTGATATAGGAAAGATAAGGGTAGCTGCCTACGGTAAGGAAGTAGCAGACCTACTTGGTAAGGACTTTAAAACCCAAAGGGCTGTGAAAATATTCCTCGTTTATTAA
- the hslU gene encoding ATP-dependent protease ATPase subunit HslU: MEVKELTAILEELTPKRIVEELSKYVIGQEEAKRAVAIALRNRWRRQKLPPHMRDEVAPKNLLMIGPTGVGKTEIARRLAQLIKAPFIKVEATKYTEVGYVGRDVESMVRELVEVSYQMVKQEKMQEVRERAKRNAEERLLDYLTPQQLSFGTRITQTTVSRSYLKEKLRKGELDDKYVEIEVQEKLPPIVGIAGPPGLEELEDQLRNLLGGMVSYRKKRKVKVKEALQILEQEEAEKLIDQEEIISEAIYRAENFGIIFIDEIDKIAIKTPGVGPGVSREGVQRDLLPIVEGTVVRTKYGPVRTDHILFIAAGAFHMSKPSDLIPELQGRFPIRVELKPLSKEDFVRILVEPKNALVKQYVELLKTEGVDLEFTSDAIEEIASIAEEINNRTENIGARRLYTIMEKLLEDISFNAPDLAGQRIIIDSKFVRAKLSNLVKDVELSRYIL; encoded by the coding sequence ATGGAAGTCAAAGAACTAACTGCCATCTTGGAGGAGCTAACTCCAAAAAGGATAGTGGAAGAGCTGAGTAAGTATGTGATAGGTCAGGAGGAGGCAAAAAGGGCAGTGGCCATAGCCCTCAGGAACCGCTGGAGGAGACAAAAGCTTCCGCCCCATATGAGGGATGAAGTGGCACCAAAGAACCTTTTGATGATAGGTCCTACGGGTGTAGGAAAGACAGAGATCGCCCGCAGGCTTGCCCAACTTATAAAGGCACCCTTCATAAAGGTGGAGGCTACCAAATACACAGAGGTGGGCTATGTGGGAAGGGATGTGGAATCTATGGTGAGGGAACTGGTGGAGGTTTCCTATCAGATGGTAAAGCAGGAGAAGATGCAGGAGGTGAGAGAAAGGGCAAAAAGGAACGCGGAGGAAAGGCTCTTAGATTACCTGACTCCCCAACAGCTCAGCTTTGGGACGAGAATTACCCAAACTACCGTCAGTCGTTCTTACCTCAAAGAAAAGCTCCGCAAGGGAGAGTTGGATGATAAGTACGTGGAGATAGAAGTTCAAGAAAAACTACCACCAATTGTAGGCATTGCGGGTCCCCCCGGTTTGGAGGAGTTGGAAGACCAGCTCAGAAACCTACTGGGAGGCATGGTATCTTACAGGAAAAAGAGAAAGGTAAAAGTAAAGGAAGCCCTTCAGATCCTGGAGCAAGAGGAAGCGGAAAAGCTCATAGATCAAGAGGAAATAATTTCAGAGGCCATCTATAGGGCAGAGAACTTTGGGATCATATTCATTGATGAGATAGACAAGATAGCCATCAAGACACCGGGAGTGGGTCCGGGTGTTTCCCGGGAGGGTGTGCAGAGGGACCTTTTGCCCATAGTGGAGGGAACTGTGGTTAGAACCAAGTATGGACCTGTGAGGACAGACCATATCCTCTTTATTGCAGCGGGTGCCTTCCATATGTCCAAGCCCTCAGACCTAATTCCTGAACTGCAGGGAAGATTTCCCATAAGGGTGGAACTAAAGCCCCTCTCCAAGGAAGACTTTGTGCGCATATTGGTAGAGCCGAAGAACGCCCTTGTAAAGCAATACGTAGAGCTTTTAAAGACGGAGGGTGTGGATCTGGAATTTACCAGCGATGCCATAGAAGAGATCGCAAGCATTGCAGAGGAGATAAACAACCGTACAGAGAACATAGGTGCAAGAAGGCTGTACACCATAATGGAAAAGCTCTTGGAGGATATATCCTTCAACGCACCGGATTTGGCCGGACAACGTATAATAATAGACAGCAAGTTTGTAAGGGCAAAGCTTTCAAACCTCGTAAAGGATGTGGAGCTTTCAAGGTATATACTGTGA